A stretch of the Vulcanisaeta souniana JCM 11219 genome encodes the following:
- a CDS encoding tetratricopeptide repeat protein, whose amino-acid sequence MIDENFKEGDEHARTAKALYLTDKQGAEKEARKALEEYNKAHQRDPANPTYYIKVGELLLGTGRPQEALEQFNKALEIKPDSASYHKARGMALNELGRYQEALEELDKAVSINPRYADAFCKRSLVLKNLGRLNEALSSINSAIQYLPRHAGLEVFLAHYYETKAGILMAIGNFNEALSVLDEAERISPSNKRGYDTRRLMRANLLNLSGRYQEALDEFTSLLKINPGNAFFHYGKAIALEKLGNYRLAKTEIENACQLDPTNELFKAARERINSESSS is encoded by the coding sequence ATGATTGATGAGAATTTTAAGGAGGGAGATGAGCACGCAAGAACGGCAAAGGCTCTCTATTTAACCGATAAACAGGGGGCTGAGAAGGAGGCGAGAAAGGCATTGGAGGAGTATAATAAGGCTCATCAAAGGGATCCTGCGAACCCGACATACTACATAAAGGTGGGGGAACTTTTACTAGGGACTGGAAGACCTCAGGAGGCCTTGGAACAATTCAATAAAGCCCTGGAAATAAAGCCTGACTCCGCAAGTTATCACAAGGCAAGGGGCATGGCGCTGAATGAACTGGGTAGATATCAGGAGGCCCTTGAGGAATTAGATAAAGCTGTCTCCATAAACCCAAGGTATGCTGATGCATTTTGCAAGAGAAGCTTGGTGTTGAAAAACCTTGGAAGGCTTAATGAAGCTCTATCCTCAATAAATTCAGCAATTCAGTACCTCCCGAGACATGCTGGGCTCGAGGTCTTTCTAGCCCACTATTATGAGACGAAGGCGGGTATACTCATGGCAATTGGGAATTTTAATGAAGCCCTTTCCGTGCTTGATGAGGCTGAGAGGATAAGCCCTTCTAACAAGAGGGGGTATGATACAAGGAGGTTAATGAGGGCGAACCTGCTGAACCTTTCGGGTAGGTACCAGGAGGCGCTTGATGAATTCACATCATTACTGAAAATAAACCCAGGAAACGCATTTTTCCACTACGGTAAGGCCATAGCACTTGAAAAACTGGGGAATTACAGGCTTGCGAAGACTGAAATAGAGAATGCATGTCAACTTGACCCAACAAACGAGTTATTCAAGGCCGCAAGAGAAAGAATAAATTCAGAGTCTTCTTCTTAA
- a CDS encoding zinc ribbon domain-containing protein has product MVLCPVCGAYNPEGSAFCVVCGSKLQSSGVPGSVLKKYDIYVNKGNIEFRNEEKVPELTVRKSGLINKEHLITESGLVIGKINGNRVYDGSGSTLLAVIGNPNVKPTQDKLRNYINSTMAPGTGVPVVRSYWIEEPSGNVLAKTVSENAGGNFLNSIPYLTYYIVDEKDTIARVEPRTSMINVSFLHLRYHLYLYSNKLQPVILAALIYAIKRGDDTVQWSFIGSGGGVP; this is encoded by the coding sequence ATGGTGCTTTGCCCCGTTTGCGGGGCTTACAATCCAGAAGGCTCTGCCTTCTGCGTGGTCTGTGGAAGCAAGCTCCAGTCCTCTGGAGTCCCTGGAAGCGTATTAAAGAAATATGACATATATGTGAATAAGGGTAACATTGAGTTCCGTAATGAGGAAAAGGTTCCTGAGTTAACAGTAAGGAAGTCGGGCTTAATTAACAAGGAGCACTTAATTACGGAATCCGGATTAGTTATCGGTAAGATAAATGGAAATAGGGTATACGATGGTTCAGGGAGCACGCTACTCGCTGTTATAGGGAACCCGAACGTAAAGCCAACCCAGGATAAACTAAGGAACTACATAAACTCAACCATGGCTCCCGGGACAGGTGTCCCTGTGGTGAGGTCTTACTGGATAGAAGAACCATCAGGGAACGTCCTGGCTAAAACTGTGTCAGAAAATGCTGGTGGGAATTTCCTGAATTCAATTCCCTACCTCACATACTACATAGTGGATGAAAAGGATACCATAGCAAGGGTTGAACCAAGAACCAGCATGATTAATGTAAGCTTCCTACACCTCAGGTACCACCTTTACCTTTACTCGAATAAGCTTCAGCCTGTAATACTCGCTGCCCTAATTTACGCCATAAAAAGAGGCGATGACACGGTGCAATGGTCGTTTATTGGCTCTGGAGGGGGTGTTCCATAA